The proteins below are encoded in one region of Sideroxydans lithotrophicus ES-1:
- a CDS encoding ankyrin repeat domain-containing protein: MSNELIEFVKAGDAATVKRMLKDGADVGTRDAENATLLMLAAHAGDLSMVKLLIEEGADVNACDERGWAPLAKAVYNPESKRGFADVVQTLIDAGANIEAAIGYGVRPLMLAAGYGETAVVEALLQAGADVLARNEGGYTALMMVKQKHYVDVINLLHEAEQLAGAGEGSCATKNAPGSNVVTFMKRPGT; this comes from the coding sequence ATGTCCAATGAATTGATTGAGTTCGTAAAGGCCGGCGATGCGGCTACGGTGAAGCGGATGCTGAAGGATGGGGCCGATGTCGGTACACGGGACGCTGAAAATGCCACGTTGCTGATGCTGGCTGCCCATGCCGGCGATCTGTCCATGGTGAAGCTGTTGATCGAAGAGGGGGCAGACGTCAATGCCTGCGACGAACGCGGTTGGGCCCCGTTGGCCAAGGCAGTGTACAACCCGGAATCGAAGCGCGGCTTTGCAGATGTCGTGCAGACTTTGATCGATGCCGGGGCCAACATCGAGGCGGCTATCGGTTATGGTGTGCGGCCGTTGATGCTGGCAGCGGGATACGGCGAGACCGCAGTGGTCGAGGCTCTCCTGCAGGCAGGCGCGGATGTCCTGGCACGCAACGAGGGCGGCTACACTGCGCTGATGATGGTGAAACAGAAGCATTATGTGGATGTCATCAACCTGTTGCACGAAGCCGAACAACTCGCTGGAGCAGGGGAAGGCAGTTGTGCCACCAAAAATGCTCCCGGCTCCAACGTCGTCACATTCATGAAACGCCCGGGTACCTGA
- a CDS encoding 2Fe-2S iron-sulfur cluster-binding protein gives MSDTLSLTRAARLVGVTRTALQKKIKNGELLSFDGMVSVEGLLACYPDAQLEDIAEFRRVTQIKEKAFGKRVFERALPDAEVLAARITELSKTLDISQAQVKKFNVLLAGLWDKLIEIEEKDSPLTHETMDKLKAWIKQEVALAMEPGFSNPLAIKDSMLHVMTAQVTILPSRHDFLVEGQDTLLEAAMRSGIPLSYGCSGGNCGLCKARLVSGEVKKTRHHDFVIPDAEKDQGYILLCSNTAVSDVVIEAPVAGSVQDIPFQQITAKVKAKGDISEDMILLHLQTPRTQRLRFLAGQRVTLRVGQSFSADLPIASCPCDDRNVLFHLRRHSGNLFSDYVFEHLGQNESVEIEGPQGEFILHEKSPRPLYFFAFDGGFAPIKSLIEHAMSLDAESIHLYWIGSSKAHIYIPNVARAWDDALDNFHYAELVAGFDLRAVSGKRETSLLHQLKGIVENDSGVLQGDIYLAGPESALGVAEQFFLGRGLPKTRVFVEMVN, from the coding sequence ATGAGCGATACGCTGAGTCTGACACGGGCCGCAAGATTGGTAGGGGTCACCCGGACCGCCTTGCAAAAGAAGATAAAGAACGGCGAGCTGCTTTCCTTCGATGGGATGGTGTCCGTCGAGGGGCTGTTGGCCTGTTATCCGGATGCGCAACTGGAAGATATAGCCGAATTCAGGCGTGTCACCCAGATCAAGGAAAAAGCCTTTGGCAAACGCGTGTTCGAACGCGCGCTGCCCGATGCGGAAGTACTGGCTGCACGCATAACCGAACTGAGCAAGACACTGGACATCAGTCAGGCCCAGGTCAAGAAATTCAATGTCCTGCTGGCCGGCTTGTGGGACAAACTCATCGAGATCGAAGAGAAAGACAGCCCTTTGACTCATGAGACGATGGATAAGCTGAAGGCGTGGATCAAACAGGAGGTGGCCCTGGCGATGGAACCCGGATTCAGCAACCCGCTGGCGATCAAGGACAGCATGCTGCATGTCATGACGGCACAGGTCACGATATTGCCGAGCAGGCATGATTTTCTGGTGGAAGGTCAGGATACATTGCTCGAAGCCGCGATGCGTTCCGGCATACCGCTCAGTTACGGGTGCAGCGGGGGTAATTGCGGTCTGTGCAAGGCCAGGCTCGTATCGGGTGAAGTCAAGAAGACACGCCACCACGATTTTGTCATTCCAGATGCCGAAAAGGACCAGGGTTATATCCTGCTGTGCAGCAACACGGCGGTCAGCGATGTCGTGATCGAAGCACCGGTAGCCGGCAGTGTGCAGGACATCCCCTTCCAACAGATAACCGCCAAAGTGAAGGCAAAGGGGGACATCAGCGAGGACATGATCCTGCTGCATCTGCAAACCCCGCGTACCCAGCGTCTGCGTTTCCTCGCCGGACAGCGCGTTACTTTGCGCGTCGGACAATCGTTCAGTGCGGATCTGCCTATCGCCAGCTGCCCCTGCGATGATCGCAATGTGCTGTTTCATCTGCGCCGCCATTCCGGCAACCTGTTCTCGGATTATGTGTTCGAGCATCTCGGGCAAAACGAATCCGTCGAGATCGAGGGGCCGCAAGGGGAGTTCATCCTGCACGAAAAATCTCCTCGTCCGTTATATTTCTTTGCCTTCGACGGCGGATTCGCACCCATCAAAAGCCTGATAGAACATGCCATGTCGCTCGATGCAGAGTCCATCCATCTGTACTGGATCGGTTCGAGCAAGGCGCATATCTACATACCGAATGTGGCACGGGCCTGGGATGATGCGCTGGATAATTTTCACTACGCAGAACTGGTGGCGGGATTCGATCTGCGCGCAGTAAGCGGCAAACGGGAAACCTCGTTGCTACACCAGCTCAAAGGTATTGTAGAAAATGATAGCGGGGTGTTGCAGGGAGATATCTATCTCGCAGGTCCCGAATCGGCATTGGGGGTCGCCGAGCAATTCTTTCTTGGGCGCGGCCTGCCCAAGACGCGTGTGTTTGTAGAGATGGTCAACTAG
- a CDS encoding [protein-PII] uridylyltransferase: protein MSIAEIRDSLRNARRALQEDYIAHPHPARYLRAHAKLVDEHLRLVWKLLGLPRNLALVAVGGYGRAELFPKSDIDLLILLPQQPDEPLQHRLQELVGKLWDMGLEVGHSVRTIGDCMSEASDVTVQTNLMEARHITGNRALFVEMRETLATHLSRRAFYLAKVQEQEQRHTRFVDTDYNLEPNLKESPGGLRDLQTVLWISRACGFGHTWQALALADLITPTEARQIAHHEHLLQDLRIRLHYLSGRHDDRLVFEYQTALAGQLGISASAQRRASEHLMQHYYRTKRAVLQLNAVLLQTMRARIFPATETYPLNERFVARDDKLEARDEALFEKEPSAILESFLLLEQHPRLTGFSAQTLRALWRARKSIGSAFRKDPHNRSLFMEIFRQPQGLTHALRRMNQQDILGRYLPPFGRIVGQMQHDLFHVYTVDEHILMVVRNLRRFTLAQYAHEYPLCSKLIHDFARPEVLYIAGIFHDIAKGRGGDHATLGRVDAARFCRLHGMMREDTDLVVWLVEHHLTMSATAQKQDLSDQDVIAAFAAKIKNERYLAALYLLTVADIRGTSAKVWNAWKAQLLESLYHTTRRFLTSGKVADQVGEVRRLATETLSLYAIGPEVYELLWAQFDADYFLRHEPHEIAWHTRLLAHRVNSDTPIVKARLSRIGEGLQVMVYTQDKPFLFARICNFFARMSYNIMEAKVHTTQHGYALDSFQVMDANNEKTIYRDVMNYIEYELAQQLASEAPLAAPNVGRVSRQLKHFPIVPQVDISQDEKGRHILSVVAGDRPGLLARIAYLLAKHNIELSTAKINTLGSRAEDTFWINGDALERPQEVADLREALQLQLA from the coding sequence ATGTCCATAGCAGAAATACGTGACAGTCTGCGCAATGCCCGTCGCGCGCTTCAGGAAGACTACATCGCCCATCCTCACCCCGCCCGTTATCTGCGCGCCCACGCAAAACTGGTTGATGAACATCTGCGCCTGGTATGGAAGCTGCTCGGCCTGCCCCGCAACCTTGCTTTGGTCGCCGTGGGCGGATATGGCCGGGCCGAGCTGTTTCCGAAGTCGGACATCGACCTGCTGATCCTGCTGCCGCAGCAGCCGGACGAGCCATTGCAGCATCGCCTGCAGGAACTGGTCGGAAAACTATGGGACATGGGACTGGAAGTCGGCCACAGCGTGCGCACCATCGGCGACTGCATGTCGGAAGCGTCGGATGTGACGGTGCAAACCAATCTGATGGAGGCACGCCATATCACAGGCAACCGCGCCCTGTTCGTGGAGATGCGCGAAACCCTGGCAACGCACCTGAGCCGCCGCGCCTTCTATCTCGCCAAGGTACAGGAGCAGGAACAGCGGCATACCCGTTTTGTGGACACCGACTACAACCTGGAACCCAATCTGAAAGAAAGTCCCGGCGGACTGCGCGATCTGCAGACGGTGCTATGGATCTCGCGTGCATGCGGATTTGGCCATACCTGGCAGGCGCTGGCCCTGGCCGACCTCATCACCCCCACCGAAGCGCGCCAGATCGCACACCATGAACACCTGCTCCAGGATCTGCGCATCCGCCTGCATTACCTTTCCGGTCGCCACGACGATCGCCTGGTGTTCGAGTACCAGACCGCGCTTGCCGGGCAGCTCGGCATCTCCGCAAGTGCGCAACGCCGTGCCAGCGAACACTTGATGCAACATTACTACCGCACCAAGCGGGCCGTGCTGCAGCTCAATGCCGTACTACTGCAAACAATGAGAGCACGCATCTTCCCTGCTACCGAGACCTACCCATTGAACGAGCGCTTCGTCGCGCGCGACGACAAACTGGAAGCACGCGATGAAGCACTGTTTGAAAAAGAACCCTCCGCCATTCTGGAGAGTTTCCTGCTGCTGGAACAGCATCCGCGCCTGACCGGATTCTCCGCCCAGACCTTGCGTGCACTGTGGAGGGCACGCAAATCCATCGGTTCGGCATTCCGCAAAGACCCGCACAATCGCAGCTTGTTCATGGAGATATTCCGCCAGCCGCAAGGCCTGACCCATGCGCTCAGGCGCATGAACCAGCAGGACATCCTCGGACGCTATCTCCCGCCCTTCGGGCGCATCGTTGGACAGATGCAACACGACCTGTTCCATGTTTATACCGTGGATGAACACATCCTGATGGTGGTGCGCAACCTGCGCCGCTTCACCTTGGCGCAATATGCACACGAATACCCGCTGTGCAGCAAGCTCATCCACGATTTCGCGCGGCCCGAAGTGCTGTATATCGCTGGCATCTTCCATGACATCGCCAAAGGGCGCGGCGGCGACCACGCCACACTTGGACGCGTCGATGCAGCGCGCTTCTGCAGACTGCACGGAATGATGCGCGAAGACACCGATCTCGTCGTGTGGCTGGTCGAACATCACCTCACCATGTCGGCCACCGCGCAGAAACAGGATCTTTCCGACCAGGACGTGATCGCCGCTTTTGCCGCCAAGATCAAGAACGAACGCTATCTCGCCGCCCTCTATCTGCTGACCGTGGCCGACATACGCGGCACCAGCGCGAAAGTGTGGAACGCATGGAAAGCCCAGTTGCTTGAAAGTCTCTACCACACGACCCGGCGCTTCCTCACCAGCGGCAAGGTCGCCGACCAGGTAGGAGAGGTTCGCCGTCTCGCCACCGAGACGCTGAGCCTGTATGCCATCGGCCCGGAAGTCTATGAACTGCTGTGGGCCCAGTTCGATGCGGACTATTTCCTGCGCCATGAACCGCACGAGATTGCCTGGCATACCCGCTTGCTGGCGCACCGGGTGAACAGCGACACACCCATCGTCAAGGCGCGGCTTAGCCGCATCGGCGAAGGACTGCAGGTAATGGTGTATACCCAGGACAAGCCGTTCCTGTTCGCGCGCATCTGCAATTTCTTCGCACGCATGTCCTACAACATCATGGAAGCCAAGGTGCACACCACACAGCACGGTTATGCGCTGGACAGCTTCCAGGTGATGGATGCAAACAATGAGAAGACCATATACCGCGACGTGATGAACTACATCGAATACGAACTGGCACAGCAACTGGCCAGCGAGGCGCCGCTGGCTGCACCGAATGTCGGCAGGGTCAGCCGCCAGCTCAAGCATTTCCCTATCGTGCCGCAAGTCGACATCTCGCAGGACGAAAAAGGAAGACACATCCTGTCCGTCGTCGCCGGCGACCGGCCCGGCCTGCTGGCGCGCATCGCTTACCTGCTGGCGAAGCACAACATCGAACTGAGTACTGCCAAGATCAACACCCTGGGTTCGCGTGCGGAAGACACTTTCTGGATCAATGGCGATGCATTGGAGCGACCTCAGGAAGTCGCAGATTTGCGCGAAGCCTTGCAGTTGCAGCTCGCATGA
- a CDS encoding EAL domain-containing protein encodes MRFGIALKLTAMLAAFCILAIGLTGYYTYHATREILVNKASQDIVLSTRIMGRRFSMAADDVAKDALFFAGMPGIRYVIGSGRAAEIARQNLAEQFRSMLSEHPTYYQIRFISAQNNGIELVRVDRDSNGYKIVRGQDLQEKMQFPYVYESLRLAAGQVHYSNIFINREIGAHVGLNKPTLQVATPVQSADGRTLGVLVINVDLNRIFALLKADLRSEYQLYLANQAGDFLIHPDNSMTFGFDYGRRFLVQDTFKPVAALINEISEAVAVHSNSVDEKSDVVGGFVRIPFGDERAQSFVIIGMTVPLDIVLAETDAMVRNSVRIAIGMSLAAIVMSILVAMLFSRPLKRLVRVVQRFSDTRELTPETIHNHDEIGVLAQSIYQMQENILDHLGELNIQNEILQQEIHEREQMERYEQFRSQSLELLAGDNSILSILKAIVQGVERLNPGMLCSILLLDKDGKHLGKGIAPSLPDFYNTAIEGVEIGLGVGSCGTAAYTKERIIVEDIQTHPYWALYKELAAKAGLGSCWSQPILSSTDQVLGTFAIYHHQAYTPTESDIQLIEQSARLASIAIERKRSEEALHYSEKRFRDVNDAAGEYVWEMGTDMVYTYVSNRSVDVKGYVPDELLGHTPMEFMPVEDIPHVREIVNRAIASNTSFKLQHRDITKSGTLLWEEVNGVPFFDEHGELMGLRGTGMNITDRKRAEEEIKSLAFYDPLTHLPNRRLLVDRLQHALASSTRSGREGALLFIDLDNFKTLNDTLGHDIGDLLLQQVALRLASCVREGDTVARLGGDEFVVMLEELSEQTLEAAAQTESIGEKILLTLNQPYLLAAHEYRNSPSIGATLFGNKPQSIEELLKQADIAMYQAKKAGRNTLRFFDPQMQETVIARALLERELSKALENDQFQLYYQIQMTDLNEPFGAEALIRWIHPERGLIPPNHFIPLAEEVGLILPIGLWVLDTACNQIKIWEKNASTRELVLAVNVSARSFFQDDFVTQIQTVLQRHAINPKRLKLEITESMMLNSIEQTIEKMNALKKLGVQFAMDDFGTGYSSLQYLKRLPLDQLKIDQSFVRDIATDSSDKAIVTTIVAMAHSLNLDVIAEGVETEQQRQLLIESGCSQYQGYLFGKPAPIRQFEESLKPGLRQANVTYDI; translated from the coding sequence ATGAGGTTCGGCATCGCTCTCAAGCTAACTGCCATGCTGGCCGCATTCTGTATATTGGCTATCGGACTCACCGGTTATTACACCTACCATGCCACGCGTGAGATTCTGGTCAACAAGGCCAGTCAGGATATCGTGCTATCGACACGCATCATGGGACGGCGCTTTTCGATGGCGGCAGACGATGTCGCCAAAGATGCGCTTTTCTTTGCGGGGATGCCAGGCATCCGCTATGTCATCGGCAGCGGACGTGCAGCAGAAATCGCGCGGCAGAACCTGGCCGAGCAATTCAGAAGCATGCTCTCGGAGCATCCCACTTATTACCAGATTCGCTTCATCAGCGCGCAAAACAACGGCATCGAACTGGTCAGGGTAGATCGCGACAGCAACGGTTACAAAATCGTCAGAGGCCAGGATTTGCAGGAAAAGATGCAATTCCCGTATGTATATGAATCCCTCAGGTTGGCAGCAGGGCAAGTTCATTACTCCAACATCTTCATCAACCGCGAGATCGGCGCGCATGTCGGCCTCAACAAGCCCACGCTGCAAGTCGCGACGCCGGTACAAAGTGCCGATGGACGGACCCTCGGCGTGCTCGTGATCAATGTCGACCTGAACCGGATTTTTGCGCTGCTGAAAGCCGACCTGCGCAGCGAATACCAGCTCTATCTCGCCAACCAGGCTGGAGATTTCCTGATACATCCTGACAATTCCATGACCTTCGGCTTCGATTACGGTCGGCGTTTTCTGGTGCAGGACACCTTCAAGCCGGTAGCCGCACTCATAAACGAGATCAGCGAGGCAGTAGCGGTGCACTCGAATTCCGTCGACGAAAAGAGCGATGTGGTCGGAGGGTTTGTGCGCATTCCATTCGGCGACGAGCGGGCGCAGAGTTTCGTCATCATAGGCATGACGGTTCCGCTGGATATCGTGCTTGCCGAAACCGATGCCATGGTCAGGAATAGTGTCCGCATCGCGATAGGCATGAGCCTTGCGGCCATCGTCATGTCCATATTGGTCGCCATGCTGTTTTCCAGGCCGCTCAAGCGACTGGTGAGAGTTGTGCAAAGGTTCTCGGATACGCGGGAACTGACTCCGGAAACCATACATAACCACGATGAGATCGGGGTACTGGCACAAAGCATCTACCAGATGCAGGAGAATATTCTGGATCATCTGGGAGAACTCAACATACAGAATGAAATACTGCAGCAAGAGATCCACGAGCGCGAACAGATGGAAAGATACGAACAGTTTCGCAGCCAATCGCTGGAGTTACTTGCGGGTGACAATTCCATACTCAGCATACTGAAGGCTATCGTACAGGGTGTCGAGAGGCTCAATCCCGGGATGCTTTGCAGCATATTGCTGCTGGACAAGGACGGCAAACATCTGGGCAAAGGGATAGCCCCCAGCCTGCCTGACTTCTATAACACAGCGATCGAAGGTGTCGAGATCGGCTTGGGTGTAGGCTCCTGTGGAACAGCCGCATACACCAAAGAACGTATCATCGTTGAAGACATTCAAACACATCCCTACTGGGCCCTGTACAAAGAGCTCGCGGCAAAGGCCGGATTGGGTTCGTGCTGGTCACAGCCGATCCTGTCCTCGACGGATCAAGTGCTGGGCACCTTTGCCATCTACCACCATCAGGCTTACACACCGACCGAATCCGACATACAGCTCATCGAACAGTCCGCCCGCCTGGCCAGTATCGCTATCGAGCGCAAGCGCTCCGAAGAGGCGCTGCATTACAGCGAAAAGCGTTTCCGCGATGTGAATGATGCGGCCGGTGAATATGTGTGGGAAATGGGTACCGACATGGTTTACACCTATGTATCCAATCGATCCGTCGATGTTAAGGGATACGTGCCAGACGAGTTGCTCGGTCATACCCCGATGGAATTCATGCCTGTGGAAGACATTCCGCATGTGAGAGAAATCGTCAATCGCGCGATCGCCAGCAATACGTCATTCAAGTTGCAACACCGCGACATCACCAAATCCGGCACATTGTTATGGGAAGAAGTGAACGGTGTCCCTTTCTTCGACGAGCACGGAGAGCTCATGGGCCTGCGCGGTACCGGGATGAACATCACCGATCGCAAACGGGCTGAAGAGGAGATCAAGAGTCTTGCGTTCTATGACCCGCTGACCCACCTGCCCAATCGGCGGCTCCTCGTCGATCGGCTGCAGCATGCATTGGCTTCCAGTACACGAAGTGGACGTGAAGGCGCATTGCTGTTCATCGATCTGGACAATTTCAAGACCCTCAACGACACTCTTGGCCACGATATAGGCGACCTGCTGTTGCAGCAAGTTGCACTACGCCTGGCTTCCTGTGTACGCGAAGGAGACACCGTGGCACGTCTGGGCGGGGACGAATTCGTGGTGATGCTGGAGGAACTCAGCGAACAGACGCTTGAAGCAGCCGCTCAGACAGAATCCATCGGTGAGAAGATCCTGCTTACCCTCAACCAGCCCTACCTGCTTGCGGCACATGAGTACAGGAACTCGCCCAGCATCGGCGCCACCCTGTTCGGCAACAAGCCTCAGTCGATAGAAGAACTTTTGAAACAGGCTGATATCGCCATGTACCAGGCCAAGAAGGCAGGACGCAATACGCTGCGCTTCTTTGACCCGCAGATGCAGGAAACCGTCATTGCTCGTGCCTTGCTGGAGCGCGAGTTAAGCAAGGCGCTTGAGAATGACCAATTCCAGCTGTATTACCAGATCCAGATGACCGACCTGAATGAACCGTTTGGTGCAGAAGCATTGATTCGCTGGATCCATCCGGAGCGCGGACTGATACCGCCCAATCATTTCATTCCGCTGGCAGAAGAAGTTGGATTGATCCTGCCCATCGGCCTGTGGGTACTCGATACTGCCTGCAACCAGATCAAGATATGGGAAAAGAACGCATCGACTCGCGAGCTGGTACTGGCGGTTAATGTGAGCGCCAGAAGTTTCTTCCAGGATGATTTTGTCACCCAGATACAAACTGTCCTGCAACGTCATGCAATCAACCCAAAGCGGCTCAAACTCGAGATCACCGAAAGCATGATGCTCAACAGTATCGAACAGACCATCGAGAAGATGAATGCCCTGAAAAAGCTGGGTGTTCAATTCGCGATGGATGACTTCGGCACCGGCTATTCATCGCTGCAATATCTCAAACGATTGCCGCTGGACCAGCTCAAGATCGACCAGTCGTTCGTTCGGGACATCGCCACCGATAGCAGCGACAAAGCGATTGTGACAACCATCGTCGCCATGGCGCACAGCCTGAATCTCGATGTCATCGCCGAGGGAGTAGAAACGGAACAGCAACGGCAACTCCTCATCGAGAGCGGCTGCAGCCAGTACCAGGGCTACCTGTTCGGCAAACCCGCGCCGATCAGGCAATTCGAAGAATCACTGAAGCCGGGCTTGCGGCAAGCCAACGTCACTTATGACATTTAG
- a CDS encoding extracellular solute-binding protein has protein sequence MRYITTLTRSISLAMLLAFVPVIANAGEVLRVLAWPGYADADLVQVFEQRYRVKVEVTTISSDDVMWQRLSAGQGRDFDVFAVNTAELQRYIDNGISVPVVPADIPNTAKQLKRFSDLAAIPGITRNGAVYAIPYTYSEMGLIYDRKSFKTPPDTFSALWDKRYKGRVLAYQASEHNFSLAAMVLGLKNPFRIPAADFKRVSRHLIALRRNVLTFYSSPEEATELFMRNHVALLFANYGTQQLDMLKKAGADIGYVIPKEGALAWLDCWSITHGAKNRKLAEAWINYTLEMPVSHALTERQGLSNTLEVPSTVHDSDKILWLQRVEDVGRRAAIWEKIISGTLPEKF, from the coding sequence ATGCGTTACATCACTACACTGACACGTTCCATATCACTGGCTATGCTGCTGGCATTTGTCCCTGTGATAGCAAATGCAGGGGAGGTCTTGCGTGTATTGGCTTGGCCGGGTTATGCCGATGCCGATCTGGTACAGGTCTTCGAACAGCGTTACCGGGTCAAAGTTGAAGTGACCACGATCAGTTCAGATGACGTCATGTGGCAGCGCCTGTCGGCTGGGCAAGGCAGGGATTTCGATGTGTTCGCCGTCAATACGGCAGAACTTCAGCGTTACATCGACAATGGGATCAGCGTTCCTGTCGTACCTGCCGACATTCCCAATACCGCGAAGCAGTTGAAACGATTCAGCGACCTTGCCGCAATTCCCGGCATTACCCGCAACGGTGCAGTGTATGCCATTCCCTATACCTATTCCGAGATGGGGCTGATCTATGACCGCAAGTCCTTCAAGACTCCGCCCGACACTTTCTCGGCTTTGTGGGACAAGCGCTATAAAGGTCGCGTATTGGCCTACCAGGCCAGCGAACACAACTTTTCGCTGGCTGCGATGGTGCTGGGCCTGAAAAATCCTTTCCGCATCCCCGCTGCCGATTTCAAACGGGTCAGCCGCCACCTGATCGCATTGCGGCGCAATGTCCTGACGTTCTATAGCTCGCCCGAGGAAGCTACGGAGCTATTCATGCGCAATCACGTAGCCTTGCTGTTTGCCAACTATGGGACGCAACAGCTGGATATGCTGAAAAAGGCCGGCGCAGACATCGGTTATGTCATTCCCAAAGAAGGTGCTCTTGCCTGGCTTGATTGCTGGTCGATCACGCACGGCGCCAAAAACCGCAAGCTGGCTGAAGCCTGGATCAATTACACGCTGGAAATGCCGGTCAGCCATGCGTTAACTGAACGACAGGGATTGTCCAATACGTTGGAGGTACCGTCTACAGTGCATGACAGCGACAAGATCCTTTGGTTGCAGCGCGTGGAAGACGTTGGCAGGCGCGCTGCAATATGGGAGAAAATCATCTCCGGCACACTGCCGGAAAAGTTCTAG
- a CDS encoding carbohydrate porin has translation MASFSAQAVEIDTFEFNGYMRGGAYLSPAGTPRGGYTLGGDTQKFRLGNEGDNGIEFGIGKTFDVGNGMKWGVQYMPSVWNGKYATAQGFATMSGLDFAPEATFWAGQRRLRIQDVHIVDYYLMDYGDNTGAGMTGYNLGYAKLGVGVFTGGTLDNNTAATSNARRINVDLSEIQSNAGGTLRILATLVNGSFQMGRSGTGLSLSHNQSDFLVNGLTNTIFLQSASGHAGLNGQFQGLGDVATGSIEQPGMQSMRIAETVTWQSGAFGGQALIAHQSAKIDGGINNGLSTRDFSLGGRMSYATSRNFKWLVEAGTTSRRIDGQAPQYLHKFTLAPTLALAPEFWSRPEMRFYVTRANWNSSAAAANSGVGGFAVGGRTSITLTGIQIETWW, from the coding sequence ATGGCAAGCTTTTCCGCCCAGGCCGTCGAAATCGACACTTTCGAATTCAATGGCTACATGCGCGGGGGTGCATATCTCAGTCCTGCAGGTACGCCCCGCGGAGGCTACACGTTGGGCGGCGACACCCAGAAGTTCCGGCTTGGCAATGAAGGCGATAACGGCATCGAATTCGGTATCGGAAAGACCTTCGATGTCGGCAACGGCATGAAATGGGGCGTGCAATACATGCCATCGGTATGGAACGGGAAATATGCCACCGCACAGGGCTTTGCGACGATGTCGGGACTGGATTTCGCGCCGGAAGCAACCTTTTGGGCCGGGCAGCGCCGGCTGCGCATACAGGATGTGCATATCGTCGATTATTATCTGATGGATTACGGCGACAATACCGGCGCAGGCATGACTGGCTACAATCTTGGCTACGCCAAGCTGGGGGTGGGCGTATTCACCGGGGGCACCCTCGACAACAATACTGCTGCAACCAGCAACGCCCGCCGCATCAATGTGGACCTGTCGGAAATTCAATCTAATGCCGGCGGCACACTGCGAATCCTGGCTACACTGGTGAACGGAAGTTTTCAGATGGGAAGATCCGGCACAGGGCTGTCGCTCTCCCATAACCAGTCCGATTTCCTGGTGAACGGGCTCACCAATACCATTTTTCTGCAAAGTGCATCCGGCCATGCCGGATTGAACGGTCAGTTCCAGGGATTGGGAGACGTCGCAACTGGCAGCATCGAACAGCCCGGAATGCAAAGCATGCGCATCGCAGAGACCGTCACCTGGCAAAGCGGTGCGTTCGGTGGACAGGCATTGATAGCCCATCAGTCTGCAAAAATCGATGGCGGCATCAATAATGGCCTGAGCACACGCGACTTCTCTTTGGGGGGGCGCATGTCTTATGCAACCAGCCGAAACTTCAAATGGCTGGTGGAAGCTGGCACGACCTCACGCAGGATCGACGGACAAGCCCCCCAGTATCTGCACAAATTCACCTTGGCACCGACACTGGCACTGGCGCCTGAGTTCTGGTCGCGTCCGGAAATGCGTTTTTATGTCACGCGCGCAAACTGGAACAGCTCAGCTGCAGCAGCCAATTCGGGGGTTGGAGGTTTTGCTGTCGGGGGGCGTACATCGATAACGCTTACTGGCATACAGATAGAGACGTGGTGGTAG